One region of Termitidicoccus mucosus genomic DNA includes:
- a CDS encoding redoxin domain-containing protein, translating into MPLAVGSKAPDFVLKSKTADGLRDIKLSDNFGKKQTVLLFFPLAFTSVCTEEMCDTSGGLSDYEALGASVIAVSVDSPFAQEAWAKANGIKLTLASDLNKTVIKAYDVLFPGLAGIGDTAARAAFVIGKDGVVKYAEQTPTPKDLPHFEAIKAALAK; encoded by the coding sequence ATGCCACTCGCTGTCGGTTCCAAAGCTCCTGATTTCGTCCTCAAGTCCAAGACCGCCGACGGTCTCCGCGACATCAAGCTCAGTGACAATTTCGGCAAAAAGCAGACCGTGCTGCTTTTCTTCCCGCTCGCGTTCACCAGTGTGTGCACCGAGGAAATGTGCGACACCTCCGGCGGCCTCTCCGACTACGAGGCGCTCGGCGCCAGCGTCATCGCCGTGAGCGTGGACAGCCCGTTCGCACAGGAAGCCTGGGCCAAGGCCAACGGCATCAAGCTCACGCTCGCCAGCGACCTGAACAAAACCGTCATCAAGGCATACGACGTGCTTTTCCCGGGGCTGGCCGGCATCGGTGACACCGCCGCGCGCGCCGCGTTTGTCATCGGCAAGGACGGCGTCGTCAAGTATGCCGAGCAAACGCCCACGCCGAAAGACCTGCCTCACTTCGAGGCCATCAAGGCGGCGCTGGCGAAGTAA